The following are from one region of the Abiotrophia defectiva ATCC 49176 genome:
- a CDS encoding ZmpA/ZmpB/ZmpC family metallo-endopeptidase, whose protein sequence is MSAVAAPVVQAQTATTVTSSQQVTKQVSTQYRYVSIEELSLEQRQAIKAGTPSQIAEADQVYYFVYQANTGKNHLPVTGESSTLLGLAAGAALLVFAVGLVRDKKKALTSLMVITMTGQVLLAPSLQAVETRLLEQFNQSFQTPVGQALPDPKLSIEGYDYVGYFPASELEQVGPNVSSNSAISATSNLESVASSESSSGTSTRVSSESPLVSVQFETPSADSTPTLQPEESSANVTPVSATKPEKQNTSTVPAEKPSTNATPAPTPPAEKPSTNATLAPTPPAEEPSANVTPVPTPPALEPSTSVTPAPTPPALEPSTSVTPVPTPPALEPSTSVTPVPTPPALEPSTSVTPVPTPPAEEPSVNPAPTSNPPKPFEYRVLNLTLELAEAQVDDLEVAVTEGKTPSSIASFKEEFYKLKSRLTTLVNKVKEIKAAPEAADQSTIDSLAQEAQELVNRTKNLSDVLVSQADKSPLKTAMAALAEQVKTAKALDLSDKTPSSQQALADEIRKIQATLQNAQSVVKDSEATDVDVDAMTRSVENQAKSLEAAVKALQSKADTQALAAAVTLLDAPVDTDQKTPKSIADYQHALDLLRDSLEAARAQAQAILADPDVKQEQVDKALVAVNEVQAKLDQAKALLRQQADKSALEKAKNNLEQAIQKPVVTDQKRPKTVQTYQATKDLALQLSQEAAQLLKDLNATPEEVLASTEKVNKSFQQLELAEAGILDLVDKADLQRALAQLNLPVDTTGKTTRSVNNFSQALAGHQATIDEAKANAQALIANQDATPEEVASAIEAVEAAQALKDQAQALLMDRANKETLGQQVEAAQEVVANRYTPASFQKVADQLKATQSVLEDDDSSQEAVDQATQALREALAQLEQVEPKYTAVNVEAPASDLFRVVTVRYQLEDPNQLYRGGKVQVFQGDRLVKTVPIQNLTANIDGLDYHVSYRLHTVMDYENQQGAQSKDQLEDQAIELDLKKIELKQIKGVQLFHRQADGSHQLVASLSQVPSDLNNYYVKVQSDRFKDVYLPVASIETVSHEGQSYYQVTTQAPELVQNQGGSSDYHQGYQFLVGQERPADGNVHYSFKSLLEAIRQNPAGDYILGANLSASEVSLAADATAYFVGTFTGTLSGQTADGAQHAIYNLVAPLFDQLNQATIKHLDLKQVAIESGNSMAALAKRATNSIISDVAVSGRVSGTTNVAGIVHTVVGGSRLENVRFQGEISQSGQPNQAQEVGGLVGLLEQSSVTNAYVDAKLNVNLNAQSARAGVAFGRVVSSQGKAIVKNVLVKGSLTNTGSTVQGRSGGQVGGVVGSTWMNGRLENIISDVAVTNGYRVYGDNGAISEGYIRNDQVAWKMTERVTGVEEPGFNPVKASQADVDKLASQLEAAGGVLTDTPASSYVDQINQQATDYSRLANYQADRAQAYANMEKLLPFYNKEQIVKYGNLVAPDSKLATQVLLAVTPMQGNAFVTDYNQAMDRIMLHFADKSVQYLALGAKSEFKQTGVVEYQLEDSGLIYTPNQVLKSVDDIMNAVLDIMKETGLSSDAVWQAAGVNSLYTDVSARVKNDRRTVLENKLGRPATEDEIVEDLEVYRREQRAYQIETLFFNATFGAFQDTLANDLVKIIRQEANYLGDNEQARAALIQKLKDNRGALLLGLAYLQDHYRINFGEHNLGEIATYQSDFFGNQKSIIDKLISIGSQGVQTLRSKNSAKTYSRILSADSKLPTVLDYLTYFRELWTKFDQYEWFRDATKANVTMEERPSLEEGLNKSPYKVYDRLSVPDYRDYILPLLNLKKSRIFLVSNVLSLTLGSTDRRPYLAPEEFDKRVKTLADRQQMHVDTWYRVALPTVKERMARKNAMLIWDGYANGKNGGWYDRLGNDTSNRPVKYPSMGIKEFFGRIDRFYENNGAGAYADTSNGVYFVFTDILSDYVGTSHYTHELVHNMEKSVYLGGNSWRPEEVWEEYAQGLLQSPEGPEYDHIGLNTSFDWSDKTNRLYNATPSRFQSADDWGQYVHRLFDILYLLDYAEAKAVLEKGPDAMKQWFNRFINVPNGPNHVNNKVVEISDEEWTNFNIQSIDDFIDRSLAPKRYFRNGFETDRNSYERVNMFHPMYGTGQNDKGSPGGWWFKRMAWELMGYKGYKDGFIPYASNQLERQARTDGQTLNDNYIIQKISNGDFQDLNAFKKAMFKERLDKVANGATLRPVTVRNRQVTSLADIEALMKEAVDRVLSARQTGNIRNDVYNLKKEIYLELFKASNDFRQSIFANE, encoded by the coding sequence GTGTCAGCGGTAGCGGCACCTGTCGTTCAGGCACAGACTGCCACGACAGTTACAAGTTCTCAACAGGTAACCAAACAAGTGTCCACTCAGTATCGGTATGTATCCATTGAAGAATTATCTTTGGAACAACGCCAAGCCATTAAAGCAGGAACCCCTAGCCAAATTGCTGAGGCAGATCAAGTCTACTATTTTGTTTATCAGGCAAATACAGGGAAAAATCATTTGCCAGTCACAGGCGAATCATCAACCCTATTAGGTCTAGCAGCAGGTGCGGCGCTGCTTGTGTTTGCCGTTGGCTTAGTTCGTGATAAGAAGAAGGCTTTGACTAGTCTGATGGTTATAACCATGACGGGACAGGTTTTGCTGGCCCCAAGTTTACAGGCGGTTGAGACGCGTCTACTAGAACAGTTTAATCAAAGCTTTCAAACACCTGTGGGGCAAGCATTACCTGATCCAAAGTTAAGTATTGAAGGTTATGACTATGTAGGGTATTTTCCTGCCAGTGAGCTAGAGCAAGTGGGACCTAATGTTTCTAGTAATAGTGCAATTAGTGCAACGAGCAACCTCGAGTCAGTAGCTTCTTCAGAATCCTCCAGTGGAACATCCACGCGAGTAAGTAGTGAAAGTCCTCTGGTGTCAGTGCAATTTGAGACACCAAGTGCCGATAGTACGCCGACACTGCAACCAGAGGAATCGAGCGCCAACGTGACACCGGTGTCAGCGACCAAACCTGAAAAGCAAAACACTAGCACGGTTCCAGCGGAGAAACCGAGCACCAACGCGACACCAGCGCCAACGCCACCAGCAGAGAAACCGAGCACCAACGCGACACTAGCGCCGACGCCACCAGCAGAGGAACCGAGCGCCAATGTGACACCAGTACCAACGCCACCAGCGTTGGAACCGAGCACTAGCGTGACACCAGCGCCAACGCCACCAGCGTTGGAACCGAGCACCAGTGTGACACCAGTACCAACGCCACCAGCGTTGGAACCGAGCACCAGTGTGACACCAGTGCCAACGCCACCAGCGTTGGAACCGAGCACCAGTGTGACACCAGTACCAACGCCACCAGCAGAGGAACCTAGTGTCAACCCGGCTCCAACATCTAATCCTCCGAAGCCTTTTGAGTATAGAGTCTTAAATTTGACTTTGGAGTTGGCAGAAGCTCAAGTGGATGACCTAGAAGTGGCTGTCACGGAAGGAAAAACCCCTAGTTCAATTGCCTCTTTCAAGGAGGAATTCTATAAACTGAAATCCCGTCTTACAACGCTTGTCAATAAGGTAAAAGAAATAAAGGCTGCACCTGAAGCTGCAGATCAGTCAACAATTGATAGCTTGGCTCAAGAAGCGCAAGAGTTAGTTAATCGTACTAAGAACTTGTCTGACGTTTTAGTAAGTCAGGCAGACAAATCGCCATTAAAAACTGCTATGGCAGCATTGGCAGAGCAAGTAAAAACAGCCAAAGCTCTTGACTTAAGCGATAAGACGCCAAGTAGCCAACAGGCCTTGGCTGATGAAATTCGCAAAATACAAGCAACACTCCAGAATGCTCAGTCAGTAGTGAAGGATTCTGAAGCAACAGATGTTGATGTAGACGCGATGACTCGGTCAGTAGAGAACCAAGCCAAATCCTTGGAAGCTGCCGTCAAGGCTCTCCAATCTAAGGCAGATACACAGGCGCTAGCAGCAGCTGTGACTTTACTAGATGCGCCTGTTGATACAGACCAGAAGACACCGAAAAGTATTGCGGATTACCAACATGCGCTAGATTTATTGAGAGACAGTCTAGAAGCTGCTCGTGCTCAAGCGCAAGCTATCTTAGCGGACCCAGATGTTAAGCAGGAACAAGTGGATAAGGCCTTGGTAGCAGTAAATGAAGTGCAGGCTAAACTTGATCAAGCTAAAGCTTTGCTACGGCAACAAGCAGATAAGTCCGCCTTAGAGAAAGCAAAAAATAATCTGGAACAAGCGATTCAAAAACCAGTTGTGACAGATCAGAAACGACCAAAGACCGTTCAAACTTACCAAGCAACAAAAGACCTTGCCTTGCAATTGAGCCAAGAAGCCGCTCAACTATTAAAAGATCTTAACGCTACTCCAGAAGAGGTTTTGGCAAGTACGGAAAAAGTCAACAAGTCTTTCCAACAGCTAGAATTAGCAGAAGCGGGCATTTTGGATCTTGTGGACAAAGCGGATTTACAACGAGCTCTGGCACAGTTGAATCTACCAGTTGACACGACAGGTAAAACAACACGCAGTGTGAATAATTTCAGCCAGGCACTTGCTGGGCATCAAGCTACTATTGATGAAGCAAAAGCTAATGCTCAAGCTTTGATAGCTAATCAAGATGCCACACCAGAAGAAGTAGCCTCCGCAATCGAGGCTGTGGAAGCCGCTCAAGCGCTGAAAGACCAAGCGCAAGCTCTCTTAATGGACCGCGCGAATAAAGAGACACTTGGCCAACAGGTTGAGGCAGCACAAGAAGTTGTCGCCAATCGTTATACGCCAGCTAGCTTCCAGAAAGTTGCTGACCAGCTCAAAGCTACTCAGTCCGTTTTAGAAGATGACGATAGCAGCCAAGAAGCGGTTGACCAAGCGACTCAAGCCCTTCGAGAGGCCTTAGCGCAATTGGAGCAGGTAGAACCTAAATATACAGCTGTTAACGTTGAAGCACCTGCATCTGATTTATTTCGGGTCGTCACCGTGCGTTATCAGCTAGAAGACCCTAACCAACTTTACCGGGGAGGCAAGGTACAAGTCTTCCAGGGGGATCGTCTAGTTAAGACAGTCCCAATCCAAAATTTGACCGCAAATATTGATGGGTTGGATTATCATGTGTCTTATCGTCTCCATACTGTGATGGATTATGAGAACCAGCAAGGTGCTCAGTCGAAAGATCAGTTAGAGGATCAAGCAATAGAGTTAGATTTGAAGAAGATTGAGCTCAAACAAATCAAGGGTGTGCAGCTCTTCCATCGACAAGCTGACGGTAGTCATCAGTTGGTGGCTAGTTTGAGTCAGGTTCCATCTGATTTAAATAATTATTATGTTAAAGTACAGTCTGACCGCTTCAAGGATGTCTATTTGCCAGTTGCTTCTATTGAGACAGTTAGTCATGAGGGTCAGTCTTATTATCAAGTGACTACCCAGGCTCCTGAGCTAGTACAAAATCAAGGCGGCTCAAGTGACTATCACCAAGGCTATCAATTCCTAGTTGGTCAAGAACGTCCAGCGGATGGGAATGTGCATTATAGCTTTAAGAGCTTGCTTGAAGCTATACGCCAAAACCCAGCTGGAGACTACATACTGGGTGCCAACCTATCAGCGTCCGAGGTCAGCTTAGCAGCCGACGCGACCGCCTACTTTGTGGGAACCTTCACTGGGACTCTATCCGGCCAGACTGCAGACGGCGCGCAACATGCTATCTATAATTTGGTTGCACCACTCTTTGATCAGTTAAACCAAGCGACTATCAAGCATTTAGACCTTAAACAAGTGGCCATTGAATCAGGTAATTCTATGGCTGCGCTAGCCAAGCGGGCGACTAATTCGATAATCAGTGATGTGGCAGTTTCTGGGCGCGTGTCAGGGACGACCAATGTAGCAGGTATTGTTCATACGGTTGTAGGTGGTAGCAGGCTTGAGAATGTTCGATTCCAAGGTGAGATTAGCCAGAGTGGCCAGCCTAACCAGGCCCAAGAAGTGGGTGGTTTAGTCGGCCTACTTGAACAATCCAGTGTTACTAACGCATATGTCGATGCCAAGCTGAACGTAAATCTAAACGCGCAAAGTGCTCGTGCGGGTGTCGCCTTTGGTCGGGTTGTGTCCAGCCAAGGTAAGGCAATAGTCAAGAATGTCCTTGTTAAAGGAAGCCTTACTAATACAGGCTCTACCGTTCAGGGTCGAAGCGGGGGACAAGTAGGTGGGGTTGTTGGCTCTACCTGGATGAATGGGCGTTTAGAAAACATTATTTCAGACGTGGCAGTCACTAACGGCTACCGTGTCTACGGGGATAATGGGGCTATTTCAGAAGGCTATATCCGTAATGATCAAGTGGCTTGGAAGATGACCGAACGTGTAACCGGTGTGGAAGAACCAGGCTTTAACCCTGTTAAGGCTAGTCAGGCTGATGTGGACAAATTAGCTAGTCAACTAGAGGCGGCCGGTGGGGTCCTGACGGATACTCCTGCGAGCTCTTATGTCGATCAAATCAACCAACAAGCAACCGATTATAGTCGTTTGGCTAATTATCAAGCTGATCGTGCTCAGGCCTATGCCAACATGGAGAAACTCCTGCCATTTTATAATAAGGAGCAAATTGTTAAGTATGGGAACTTAGTGGCGCCAGACAGCAAGTTGGCGACTCAGGTGCTCTTGGCGGTTACGCCAATGCAAGGTAATGCTTTTGTGACGGACTACAACCAAGCAATGGACCGGATTATGTTGCACTTTGCTGATAAATCAGTGCAATACTTGGCCTTAGGTGCGAAATCTGAGTTCAAACAAACAGGCGTAGTTGAGTATCAACTAGAGGATTCAGGTCTCATCTATACACCTAACCAAGTGTTGAAATCAGTAGATGATATTATGAATGCAGTCCTAGATATCATGAAAGAGACAGGTTTATCATCTGACGCTGTTTGGCAAGCCGCAGGTGTCAATAGTCTCTACACAGATGTAAGTGCCAGAGTCAAAAATGACCGTCGCACCGTCTTAGAGAACAAACTTGGCCGACCAGCGACTGAGGATGAAATTGTAGAAGATTTAGAAGTCTATCGTCGTGAACAACGTGCCTATCAGATTGAGACACTCTTCTTCAATGCGACCTTTGGTGCCTTCCAAGATACGTTAGCCAATGACTTGGTGAAGATTATTCGTCAGGAGGCCAACTACCTAGGAGATAATGAGCAGGCGCGTGCTGCTTTGATCCAGAAACTCAAGGATAATCGAGGGGCCCTGCTCTTGGGTTTGGCTTATCTCCAAGACCACTACCGTATTAATTTTGGAGAACATAACCTAGGGGAGATTGCCACCTATCAGTCAGACTTCTTCGGTAATCAAAAGAGCATTATTGATAAGCTGATTAGTATTGGAAGTCAGGGTGTTCAAACCTTGCGTTCTAAGAATAGCGCCAAGACATACAGCAGAATCTTAAGTGCTGACAGCAAATTACCAACGGTTCTTGATTATCTAACTTATTTCCGCGAGTTATGGACCAAGTTTGATCAATACGAATGGTTCCGAGATGCAACTAAGGCTAATGTTACCATGGAGGAACGTCCGTCTCTTGAAGAAGGGCTAAATAAATCTCCTTATAAGGTCTACGATCGTCTATCTGTGCCGGATTATCGTGATTACATCTTGCCTTTACTCAACCTTAAGAAGAGTCGAATTTTCTTAGTATCCAATGTTTTATCGCTAACCCTGGGGTCGACAGATCGTCGTCCTTACCTAGCGCCAGAAGAGTTTGACAAACGCGTTAAGACTTTAGCTGATCGTCAGCAAATGCACGTTGATACCTGGTATCGTGTAGCCTTACCAACTGTCAAAGAGCGCATGGCTCGTAAAAATGCTATGCTAATCTGGGATGGTTATGCTAATGGCAAGAACGGTGGTTGGTATGATAGGTTAGGCAATGACACCTCCAATCGGCCAGTTAAATATCCATCTATGGGTATTAAGGAATTCTTTGGTCGAATCGATCGTTTCTATGAAAACAATGGAGCTGGAGCATATGCTGACACTAGCAATGGTGTGTATTTTGTCTTCACAGATATTTTATCCGACTACGTTGGAACGTCCCACTATACCCATGAGCTAGTCCATAATATGGAAAAATCAGTCTATCTTGGTGGAAACAGCTGGCGTCCGGAGGAAGTCTGGGAAGAATATGCTCAAGGGCTCTTGCAGTCACCTGAGGGACCAGAGTATGATCATATTGGGCTTAATACCTCCTTTGACTGGAGCGATAAGACGAACCGTCTCTATAACGCGACACCATCACGCTTCCAGTCTGCAGATGACTGGGGTCAATATGTCCACCGACTCTTCGATATCCTCTACTTGCTAGACTATGCTGAAGCCAAAGCAGTCTTAGAAAAGGGTCCAGATGCCATGAAACAATGGTTCAACCGCTTCATTAATGTGCCGAATGGGCCTAACCATGTCAATAATAAGGTAGTAGAGATTAGTGATGAAGAGTGGACAAACTTTAATATCCAGTCGATTGATGACTTCATTGATCGTAGCTTAGCGCCAAAACGCTACTTCCGTAATGGTTTTGAGACGGATCGCAACTCTTATGAACGAGTTAATATGTTCCATCCAATGTACGGGACAGGCCAAAATGATAAAGGCTCACCAGGCGGTTGGTGGTTCAAACGAATGGCTTGGGAACTGATGGGTTATAAGGGTTATAAAGATGGTTTTATCCCTTATGCTTCCAACCAATTAGAACGCCAAGCTAGAACGGATGGCCAGACCCTAAATGATAACTATATTATCCAGAAGATTTCTAACGGCGACTTCCAAGATCTTAATGCCTTTAAGAAGGCTATGTTCAAGGAGCGTCTGGATAAGGTAGCTAATGGGGCAACGCTTCGTCCTGTTACAGTACGCAATCGTCAAGTGACTAGCTTGGCGGATATTGAAGCGCTGATGAAGGAAGCTGTTGACAGAGTGCTATCAGCTCGTCAGACGGGTAATATACGGAATGATGTCTATAACTTGAAGAAGGAAATCTATCTTGAACTATTCAAGGCTTCGAATGACTTCCGTCAATCTATTTTTGCCAACGAATAG
- a CDS encoding PfkB family carbohydrate kinase: MLTPNEAKVLALIEEDPFRTQQELATLMGISRSTVASLISALTQKHQLRGRAYILNEARRIYCIGGMNIDRKFRLTGAIQFGTSNPVTSTLSVGGVVRNVAENLGRLGQSVQLLSVAGLDQDYDWIKQQTQAYVDMSQVTQIPEVATSTYSAILDESGDMQLALADMAIADQMDLDWISQFAPRLKLADYLILDLNLPLATVTYLIQLAKAESIPLAIIPVSGPKMSHLPEDLSGVSWLVVNEDESISRFGNLPASDLVDAWLATGVLQVVMTRGTRSSFYGHQDGIRQEVQPLLAQNVVDVTGAGDAFSAGLLYGQLTGHDAKTSIYYGMANSYHTVQVKQTVRLNLSASQLESDYQTLKERGLA, from the coding sequence ATGTTAACGCCTAATGAAGCCAAGGTGCTTGCCTTGATTGAGGAAGACCCTTTCCGCACCCAGCAAGAATTGGCGACATTGATGGGAATTAGTCGGTCAACGGTAGCCAGTTTAATCTCGGCCTTGACCCAGAAACATCAGCTTCGCGGACGAGCTTATATTTTGAATGAGGCGCGGCGAATTTATTGCATCGGTGGGATGAATATCGACCGTAAATTTCGTCTAACCGGCGCAATCCAGTTCGGTACTAGTAACCCTGTCACCTCAACTCTCAGTGTGGGAGGCGTAGTCCGCAATGTAGCTGAGAATTTAGGGCGACTCGGTCAATCGGTTCAATTGCTATCCGTAGCGGGACTTGATCAGGATTACGACTGGATTAAGCAACAGACTCAGGCCTATGTGGATATGAGCCAAGTAACGCAAATCCCAGAGGTGGCAACGTCAACCTACAGTGCTATCTTGGATGAGTCCGGGGATATGCAATTGGCGCTAGCCGATATGGCGATTGCCGACCAGATGGATTTAGATTGGATTAGTCAATTTGCTCCAAGGCTTAAACTAGCAGATTACCTGATTCTGGATTTGAACTTGCCTTTAGCAACCGTGACTTATTTGATTCAACTTGCAAAAGCTGAATCAATTCCGCTTGCCATTATCCCGGTCAGTGGGCCCAAGATGAGCCATTTGCCAGAAGATTTGAGTGGCGTTAGTTGGCTCGTTGTCAATGAGGATGAATCCATCAGTCGCTTTGGCAATTTGCCTGCTTCAGACTTAGTGGATGCCTGGTTGGCAACTGGTGTCTTGCAAGTGGTCATGACCAGAGGGACACGTAGTAGTTTCTATGGACATCAGGATGGCATCCGCCAGGAAGTCCAGCCTCTCCTAGCGCAAAATGTAGTAGATGTAACGGGGGCAGGTGATGCCTTCTCTGCTGGCCTTCTCTATGGCCAGTTGACAGGGCATGATGCTAAGACATCTATTTATTATGGGATGGCCAATTCCTATCATACGGTTCAAGTCAAGCAAACCGTTCGACTCAATCTCTCTGCTAGCCAGTTGGAGAGTGACTATCAGACATTAAAAGAAAGAGGTTTAGCCTAA
- a CDS encoding pseudouridine-5'-phosphate glycosidase, translating into MKNLLSISKEVQHALDHNLPVVALESTIISHGMPYPQNVQMAKTVEQIIRDNGAVPATIAIMDGQFKIGLEEADLERLASEKPVAKVSRRDLAEVFAKGILGATTVATTMIGAHLAGIKVFVTGGIGGVHRGVEETMDISADLDELGQTPVTVVCAGAKAILDLPRTLEYLETKGVPVVGYQTDYLPAFYTRTSEYKLNSRADKPEEIAAMMDYSEALGLKGGILVTNPIPAEHEIPHEKIDAIIDAAVKEADEKGIRGKDSTPFLLAKIVELTEGASLNTNIQLVYNNAKLGAQIAKAYQER; encoded by the coding sequence ATGAAAAACTTATTATCTATTAGTAAAGAAGTACAACACGCTTTAGATCACAACTTACCTGTTGTCGCTTTAGAATCTACTATCATTTCTCACGGGATGCCATATCCACAAAACGTTCAAATGGCTAAAACAGTAGAACAAATTATTCGCGATAATGGCGCCGTGCCAGCAACAATCGCCATCATGGATGGTCAGTTTAAGATTGGTTTAGAAGAAGCTGATTTAGAACGTTTGGCTAGCGAGAAGCCGGTTGCTAAGGTATCTCGCCGTGACTTGGCAGAAGTCTTCGCAAAGGGCATCTTAGGGGCTACGACAGTCGCAACGACCATGATTGGAGCGCATTTAGCGGGCATCAAGGTCTTTGTAACCGGCGGAATTGGCGGTGTGCACCGTGGCGTAGAAGAAACCATGGATATTTCTGCTGACTTAGACGAATTAGGTCAAACACCAGTGACGGTTGTTTGCGCGGGCGCCAAAGCTATCTTGGATTTGCCAAGAACTTTGGAATATTTGGAAACCAAAGGGGTGCCTGTAGTGGGCTACCAAACGGATTACCTACCTGCCTTCTACACACGGACTTCAGAATACAAGCTCAACAGTCGCGCAGACAAGCCAGAAGAAATTGCGGCCATGATGGACTACTCTGAAGCGCTTGGCCTTAAGGGTGGGATTTTGGTGACGAATCCAATTCCTGCTGAGCACGAAATTCCACATGAAAAAATTGATGCCATTATCGATGCGGCGGTTAAAGAAGCAGATGAAAAGGGGATTCGAGGCAAAGATAGCACGCCATTCCTATTAGCTAAGATTGTAGAGTTAACAGAAGGAGCTAGCTTAAATACCAATATTCAATTGGTTTATAATAACGCCAAATTAGGGGCACAGATTGCTAAAGCCTATCAAGAACGTTAA
- a CDS encoding heavy metal translocating P-type ATPase has protein sequence MCSHHHNSHAHSHQHQHHDHAHDRVHAFSWTVFAYMLGLLAFITGLLLGQGSLLANVLYSLTVILSGYHVLSEGLLETWQASYKARRFCPNTHLLMGLAAMGAMLIGQFQEAALLILIFAGAHFLEDYAEAKSKKEMTSLLGMQPQEARLLAEDGSVTIVAVQDLMVGNRVQVLNGDQIPIDGKIVSGQAVVNEAMINGESMPQEKSVGDSVYAATLNGNSSFVMQVTRLADQTTFAKILGLVREAQAKQSPVATRIQRLEPLYVKGALLFTALYALVMALGTSLSLHEVAYRTLIMLIALSPCALAASAIPATLSALSNLAKQGVLVKGGSYLNQVSGLGAIAFDKTGTLTQGRPQVTDTILSAEAEKLLAVWVSMERQANHPLAQAIVSHYASLPVLDIEVSNKMGQGLYADYQGHSYQVAKPTAFEAVEPDYDRQCREWEGQGKTVVYLAQNQEVIGAMALMDIAKDDARQTLDYFKQVGVKTVMLTGDSELTGQAIGQQLGIQSVQAQVMPDQKAVEIRSLMNEHGIVAMVGDGVNDAPALASASLGIAMGQGTDVAMETADVILVRDQLQSLSYLHRLAKKHDRIIWQNIGFSMLVVLALVLMNVSQISNIALSVVGHEGSTLLVILNGLRLLVPLSSRGE, from the coding sequence ATGTGCTCTCATCATCACAATTCTCATGCACATTCGCATCAGCATCAGCACCATGACCATGCTCATGACCGTGTTCATGCATTTAGTTGGACCGTTTTTGCCTATATGCTTGGTCTCCTTGCTTTCATCACAGGGCTTCTTCTAGGGCAAGGTTCCCTACTGGCTAATGTGCTCTATAGCTTGACGGTAATCCTGTCTGGCTATCATGTCCTAAGTGAAGGTTTGTTAGAGACTTGGCAGGCTAGTTACAAAGCGCGCCGTTTTTGTCCGAATACTCACTTGCTAATGGGGCTGGCGGCTATGGGTGCTATGCTTATTGGGCAATTCCAAGAAGCAGCCTTGCTAATTTTGATATTTGCTGGTGCTCATTTTCTGGAGGACTATGCAGAAGCTAAATCTAAGAAGGAAATGACCAGTCTCTTGGGTATGCAGCCGCAAGAAGCGCGCCTTTTGGCGGAAGATGGAAGCGTGACGATTGTGGCAGTGCAAGACTTAATGGTTGGTAACCGAGTGCAAGTATTGAATGGCGACCAAATCCCCATTGATGGCAAAATTGTGAGTGGTCAGGCGGTCGTTAATGAAGCCATGATTAATGGTGAGAGTATGCCGCAAGAAAAAAGCGTAGGGGATTCAGTCTATGCCGCTACCCTCAATGGTAATAGCAGCTTTGTCATGCAAGTAACAAGGTTGGCAGATCAAACTACTTTTGCCAAAATCCTTGGTTTAGTCAGGGAGGCGCAGGCTAAACAAAGTCCGGTTGCGACCCGAATTCAGCGTTTGGAGCCGCTCTATGTTAAGGGGGCACTCCTCTTCACGGCTTTATATGCGCTTGTGATGGCGTTAGGGACTTCGCTTTCATTACATGAAGTAGCCTATCGAACATTGATTATGCTCATTGCCCTTTCGCCTTGTGCTTTAGCAGCCAGTGCCATTCCGGCTACCTTATCAGCTTTATCGAATCTGGCTAAACAAGGGGTGCTGGTCAAGGGTGGAAGCTACCTCAATCAAGTCTCGGGACTTGGAGCCATCGCTTTTGACAAGACGGGGACTCTAACCCAGGGTAGACCTCAGGTGACGGACACCATCTTATCGGCTGAAGCTGAGAAACTATTGGCTGTCTGGGTGTCCATGGAGCGTCAAGCTAATCATCCTCTAGCGCAGGCCATTGTGTCTCATTATGCTAGTTTGCCTGTTCTAGATATAGAGGTAAGCAATAAAATGGGGCAGGGTCTCTATGCTGATTATCAAGGTCACAGCTATCAGGTGGCTAAGCCGACTGCCTTTGAAGCGGTGGAGCCAGACTACGATCGGCAATGTCGAGAATGGGAAGGACAGGGCAAGACGGTAGTCTATTTGGCTCAAAACCAAGAAGTCATAGGGGCGATGGCCCTAATGGATATTGCCAAAGATGACGCCCGCCAAACCTTGGACTACTTTAAGCAAGTCGGTGTTAAAACCGTCATGTTAACAGGGGATTCCGAGTTAACGGGGCAGGCTATTGGCCAGCAACTAGGAATCCAATCTGTTCAAGCCCAAGTCATGCCTGACCAAAAGGCCGTCGAAATCCGAAGCTTAATGAATGAACATGGGATTGTTGCTATGGTGGGAGATGGCGTCAATGATGCACCTGCCTTAGCTAGTGCTAGTTTAGGGATTGCGATGGGGCAAGGGACGGATGTAGCCATGGAAACGGCGGATGTGATTCTCGTTCGAGATCAACTTCAGTCTCTGTCTTATCTGCATCGCCTTGCCAAGAAGCATGACCGGATTATCTGGCAGAATATTGGCTTTTCCATGTTAGTTGTGTTAGCCTTAGTACTAATGAATGTCAGCCAAATTTCCAATATCGCCCTCAGTGTAGTGGGACATGAAGGTTCCACACTGCTGGTTATATTGAATGGGCTACGACTCCTAGTACCCTTATCCTCACGAGGTGAATGA
- a CDS encoding ArsR/SmtB family transcription factor, producing the protein MYDEQVIEELAQFFKAVADPSRLKLLLHLMKQEANVNELAEATGLTLSGVSHQLKLLKLMKLVKASKQGKYVYYSLDDDHVKHIITDSLTHLSEERPE; encoded by the coding sequence ATGTATGACGAGCAAGTAATTGAAGAACTAGCACAATTTTTTAAAGCAGTAGCGGACCCTTCCAGACTCAAACTCTTGCTACATTTAATGAAGCAAGAAGCCAATGTGAATGAATTAGCTGAGGCGACTGGCTTAACTCTTTCGGGGGTCTCCCACCAACTTAAACTTTTGAAGTTAATGAAGTTGGTTAAGGCTAGTAAACAAGGTAAGTATGTCTATTATAGTTTGGACGACGACCACGTTAAACACATCATCACAGACTCTCTGACGCATTTGTCTGAGGAACGCCCTGAATAG